The genomic window GACGGGCAGGAGGATGCTCACCTCCCGCGCCAGCGTCCAGGGCGGATTGATCGCGATCATACCGGTGCCGCGAAGGCGCGCGGTTTCTGTGGGCGCTGCAACAATTAGTTCCATCCGCAACATTTTCTCGATGCCGTGCTGCAGCAATTTCTTGAGAAAGCCGGTGACGTCTTTCGGATCTTTGACAGGATACCAAGCGAGATAGGTGCCGGTCGGCCATTTGCGCCAGGCCTCGCCCAGGGCGGCGGCGAGGCGGGCATATTCATTCGGCTCCTCGAAAGGCGGATCGATCAGCACCAGGCCGCGCCGCTCCTTCGGCGGGATATAGGCCGTGAGCGCCGTCCAGCCGTCGATCTCGATCACCTTGCAGCGGTTGTCGCCGCCGAGGGCGCGATTGAGCGCGGCGATGGCGGACGGCTCGAGTTCGCAGGCGATCAGCCGGTCGTTGCGGCGCAGCCATGTTCGCAACAAGGCCGGAGAGCCGGGATAGGTTTTCAGCCGCCCGGGATTGAAGCTTTTCACCGCGTCGAGATAGGGCGCGATCAGATCGCGCGCGGCCGGATCGAATTGGGCGTCGACCACGCGGGCAATGCCGTCCCGCCATTCGCCGCTGCGGCTTGCCTCCTCGCCATGCAGATCGTAAAGCCCGCCGCCGGCATGCGTGTCGATGATGCGGATCGGCGCGTCTTTCTGCTGCAGATAGCCGACGATCCGGGCCAACACCGCGTGCTTGACCACATCGGCAAAATTTCCGGCGTGAAAGGCGTGGCGGTAATTCATGACATCGACGGCGTAGTGCGGCGGGTGATTAAAACCCGGTTAACCCTGTCGCTGCGGGATTGCGAGCGGATTGTGCGGATTTATCGGTAAAATTACTGCCTTGCATTTAGCGGCAAAGTCAGGACCGGCTCTTAAGTTTGCGAGCGTGCGCTTTTCCGGAGCGCCGCGATCCGGCCGCAGACGCGGCGAGCAAACAGGGCGACGACCATGCTGCGAGGCGCGATTGCCGCGGTCCTGATCTACGCTTACGGCCATCCGGGCCTTGAAGCGGCGCGTCCGGCCGCGCTCGACGCGGCGCTGCAGGGCTTCCACCGCGACGTCAACGCTATTTTCATCGACAGCTATCGCGCAGTTGCCAGATTCGACGATGACCGCGCCGTCGCCGTGGTGAAGGGCTACGTGACGCATCTGGAAGCGCAGGCGCGTGGTAAGGACTAAGGATTAGAGCATGATCCGTTCAGCCTGAATCGGATCATGCTCCAGATTCGTCTATTTGATCGCGGTTTCTACTGCGAACCGGTTTCCACTTCGCCGGAAACGCTCCAGCTGCTGCGCGTCTCGGCGATCTTGCGCGACGCGATCAGCCGCCGCGCGCCGGCGGCATCACCAGCTTGTCACGACGGCAGGCACGGCGATCCACATCGCCGCAATCCCGGAAGCGCAAATCCTTGGTCATGCAGATGCGTACCTCGCTCAGGCGGCGCTGGTCGCAGGTGACGGCAATCGCTGCGCGCGACAGGCCGGGGTTGGCGGCGACAAAGGCCTGCTCCACTTCGTCCGGCGTGACGGTGAGATTGGACTCCACGTCGTGGAATTGCGGCGGGATGATTGTGATCTCGCGCGCCTTGCGCACATTGTCGAAATAAACCTGCGCGTTGAGACCGGAGCAGGTGCCGTGCCGATCCCATTGGTTAAACACCAGCCGCGGCGACGGCATGATGTCGAGCATGGAATCGACTATGCCGCGGTTGAGCCGCGGGGCCGGCACCTGGCAGTCGCGCGGAAAGTCGGTCTCGCGCTGCGGCCACAGACCGTGCACCACGAAGGAATAGGGGCGGGCGGCACATTGCTGCTGCGGCACCCGTTCGGGATTGCGCTCGCGCGCGGCCTCGCAGAAGGACGGCGACCAGGACAGGGCAAGGACATAGAAATCGAAATGGCCGGGCTGGTTGCGGCTGGATGCGCCTTGCGCTGAAGGGCGGTCGCCGGCGCGCTGCGCCGACTGGCCCTGCGGCGGCCGGTCCTGCGAAAAGGCTGAAATCGTCAGGATGAGCGTGACGGCGGCAGCCGCCGCCAGACGGTAGGCAACGTGAACATAAGCAGTGTGGAACATGGGATGCCCCCTCAACGCGCGTTGCAACGTCGAGAGCTTACCCGCATAGGTAGAACAAGACAAGAACAAAACAAAAATGAAGCGGGATCAAAAATCAGGGCTGCGCCATCCGGCAGACCGGGCTGTTGGCCCAGTTGCGGTCGAGTCCGACCACGCACCAATCCACGCCCCAGGTTGCGCCGATCATGCCCTGGTCTTCGGCGATGAAATAATGCACCGGCCGCCAGACGCCGTCGGATGCCTGTACCCGCCCGGAGCAGAAGCGGCGCGGGATGGTGTCGTGTGACCACGGCCGGAAGCCGGTCTCACGGATGCGGTCGAAGGCGACAAGCTGCAGCCCGGACTGCCAGAATCGCCGCTCCTTGGCAGCGAAACGGCTCTGGATCTCGCCCAGTGCTATCGGGTCTTCACAGGCCGGCAGCCGGCCTGAATAGCGCGGCCCGCTCAGCCAAAAATTCATTTCGAACCAGTTGGCGGCCCGCGCGGGAACGGTCTCCATGCAGACCGTAACCAGCCCCGCCATCAGCAAAAGCGCGATGCGCGAATGACGAGCGAACATGTGCAAAATCCCCGTGCCTCGCAGGGACCGTGCCGCGCGCCGTGGCCGCGGTCAAGGCCGCGCGGCAGAAACCCCGGCGGTGCGCCGGAGCGGCCACACCTCCGGGTGCAGCCGCCTGTGCACAGTTTTTTCGCGGCGGACTCCGCAAGCGATTCCGGGGCGCTGGCGCCGCGCTTTGCAGGCCCTAAGCTGATCCAGGGTGATTCGCGCGCCATGCGCGGATCGGCAGGGGTCGACGGCATGGTGGCGCAGGCCATCCGACTTGCTCCGGTGCAGGGCAGTTTCGGGCTGCAGGCGGCGAGCCGCCTCATGCTGAATGTGGTCGCGCCCTGGATCCAGGACCTCGGATTGCTGATCGAAGTCATCGAAGCGACGCGGCCCGCCGGCGCCAATGCCGAGTGGCAGCCGCGCGCCGTGCTGCGGCTGCCCTATGCGCAGAAATCCTGCCGCGTGCAGGACGCTGTCGGTGCGCCGGCGCTGATGGCGCTCGCCGACACGGCGATGATGTTCGCCTGCGCGGCGGCCTGGAACGGCTATCGTCCGATGCGCGCGATCGATCACATGATGCAATTCGTGCGTCCGGCCAAATGCGACGTGCTGGCGGAAGCGCGCATTGCCGGGGTCGGACCGACGACGATCTTCGCGCGCGTGACGCTGATCAGCACCGCCGACGATCAGCCGGTCGGCATGGTGGCGGGCAGTTACGCCATCGTCTGATTCAAGAAGACATCCGATTCAGGCGGAACTTGCAGCGCCGCTTCGTAAGAAAGCGAAACCTCTTGTGATCCTCGTCCCGCTGCATCGCGGAACGGCGGACCTTGGCGGCGCGTTTTTTTCGATGTCACCGTTTGGAGAGCCACATGAGACATGCAATCGGATTTCCCGCCATTCCCGCCGTGATGGCCCTGTTGTGCACAGGTTTGGTGCCCGCGACAGCGCAGACGATCATTCAGGAATCCACGCAGGCGCCAAGCACAAGCGTGGAGCGCACCATCGTGCGCGAAAGCATCGCGCCGGCGCGCAAGGCGAAAAGCGATTGGAAGGCAACACCGGGCCGCAAGGCGACGACGAGGGCAACGACGACCAGAGCCGCGCCGCGCGGTACCGTTCGCACCACGACGCATGAGCGCATCGTGACAAGCCCGGCGCCTGTTCGCGAGCGCATTGTGGCGCCGGCGCCGCGCCGGGTCGTGACGGATGCGCCGCTTGAACTGACCGAAGCCGAACGCGCGTTTGTCTACCGCACCATTGTTGACCGTCCGGTGCAACGCAATGTCGTGGTCACCGAGCCGGCGCGACGCGCTCCGGTTGTCAGCGAGCGGATCGTGATGCGAGCGCCCGAGCCGCTGGTGACGATCGATGATGACGGCGACGATATCGTGGTGCCGCCGGCGAGCCGGCGCGTTGTGACTGAAACTACCGGCGTCGCCGTGCCGGCCGAGCGGGTTGAACTCGTGGTGGGTGCGCGCGTTCCGCGCAACGTGCCGCTCTATGACATCCCGGCCTCCGCCGTGGCGGCAGCTCCGACGATCGGGCAATACCGTTATGCGCTGATCGAGGATCGCGTCTATCTGGTTGATCCGGATGACGGTGTGGTCATGACCGAGCTTTACCGCTAGGGCCTGGCGGATTCGGCGACCGAACTTTTCGCGTGGCCTTGCGTTGGGTTCCGTCATTCGCTGGCGGGGCAGAACGGAGCGACCCATGCGATTACTTCGCAATTCCGCCATCACGGTCATGCTGGCGGGGATAATGCTGGCGGGAGTGACTGTCGCGTCAGCGCAGAGCGGAGCAACCACCGGCGTGGCGCCGGCCGATCGGCCAGCGCTCGCCGGCCAAGTGGTGCCGTCGCCGCAAGACGCGGCGGTGCATAATACGGCTGCTGCCGAGCGGGACCGGCTGCCGATCCTCGCGCATACCTTCAATTTCACGGACGAGCAGAAGCA from Pseudorhodoplanes sp. includes these protein-coding regions:
- the rlmJ gene encoding 23S rRNA (adenine(2030)-N(6))-methyltransferase RlmJ, whose product is MNYRHAFHAGNFADVVKHAVLARIVGYLQQKDAPIRIIDTHAGGGLYDLHGEEASRSGEWRDGIARVVDAQFDPAARDLIAPYLDAVKSFNPGRLKTYPGSPALLRTWLRRNDRLIACELEPSAIAALNRALGGDNRCKVIEIDGWTALTAYIPPKERRGLVLIDPPFEEPNEYARLAAALGEAWRKWPTGTYLAWYPVKDPKDVTGFLKKLLQHGIEKMLRMELIVAAPTETARLRGTGMIAINPPWTLAREVSILLPVLATIFAGGAGSTIVAPLPSQTR
- a CDS encoding ribonuclease T2, whose product is MFHTAYVHVAYRLAAAAAVTLILTISAFSQDRPPQGQSAQRAGDRPSAQGASSRNQPGHFDFYVLALSWSPSFCEAARERNPERVPQQQCAARPYSFVVHGLWPQRETDFPRDCQVPAPRLNRGIVDSMLDIMPSPRLVFNQWDRHGTCSGLNAQVYFDNVRKAREITIIPPQFHDVESNLTVTPDEVEQAFVAANPGLSRAAIAVTCDQRRLSEVRICMTKDLRFRDCGDVDRRACRRDKLVMPPARGG
- a CDS encoding PaaI family thioesterase, which codes for MHSFFAADSASDSGALAPRFAGPKLIQGDSRAMRGSAGVDGMVAQAIRLAPVQGSFGLQAASRLMLNVVAPWIQDLGLLIEVIEATRPAGANAEWQPRAVLRLPYAQKSCRVQDAVGAPALMALADTAMMFACAAAWNGYRPMRAIDHMMQFVRPAKCDVLAEARIAGVGPTTIFARVTLISTADDQPVGMVAGSYAIV
- a CDS encoding DUF1236 domain-containing protein — its product is MRHAIGFPAIPAVMALLCTGLVPATAQTIIQESTQAPSTSVERTIVRESIAPARKAKSDWKATPGRKATTRATTTRAAPRGTVRTTTHERIVTSPAPVRERIVAPAPRRVVTDAPLELTEAERAFVYRTIVDRPVQRNVVVTEPARRAPVVSERIVMRAPEPLVTIDDDGDDIVVPPASRRVVTETTGVAVPAERVELVVGARVPRNVPLYDIPASAVAAAPTIGQYRYALIEDRVYLVDPDDGVVMTELYR